In the genome of Ancylomarina subtilis, one region contains:
- a CDS encoding bifunctional metallophosphatase/5'-nucleotidase, whose product MIKTIKNLFLLLIILCVGACTPNNSNTEPDQPDQPGSENIVILHMNDLHASINNFPKIAAYINQVRENNDNVFLLSAGDLFSGNPVVDQYAEKGYPMIDLMNRLKFDASAIGNHEFDYGQAILNQRISQANFPFICANMDTESATLNQPKAYITLKTKTDFPIIVLGLIETQTKIGDRYIPSTHPDKVEGIHFPYYKYTTEDYTNLKTDNNLFIVLSHLGQGSDRTLADTYDEIDLIIGGHSHSVISSPYIQNKALICQAGSSGNYIGRIDIKIEDGLVISKSAKLIEVENLSETDTEIAALVSEYNNNSTLDKVIAQNLAPFSNKDELGSLMTDAINWKVKTDIAFQNSGGIRSWLPMGDIKIRDVYELDPFNNEVIVFEMTCNEIRSLIKSANFGDLKVAGINYRYLGQGEIQLENYDGSLLDETKTYKVGLSSYIASAYTFDHTDEGQNAFITTAECLIDFLKDQEEINYTGVKRIFGESN is encoded by the coding sequence ATGATCAAAACAATTAAAAACCTCTTCCTCCTCCTTATAATTCTGTGTGTTGGAGCGTGTACCCCAAACAACTCCAACACCGAACCGGATCAACCGGATCAACCAGGGAGCGAAAACATCGTCATTCTTCATATGAACGATTTGCATGCTTCTATCAACAATTTCCCAAAAATTGCAGCCTATATCAATCAGGTGAGAGAAAACAACGACAATGTTTTTCTGCTATCAGCCGGCGATTTGTTTAGCGGCAATCCTGTTGTCGATCAATATGCCGAAAAGGGTTATCCCATGATCGATTTGATGAACCGATTGAAGTTTGACGCTTCAGCCATTGGAAATCACGAATTTGATTACGGACAGGCGATTTTAAACCAACGCATCAGTCAGGCTAATTTTCCATTCATCTGTGCCAATATGGATACTGAAAGCGCCACCCTAAATCAACCGAAAGCCTATATCACCCTTAAAACAAAAACCGATTTTCCAATTATCGTATTGGGGCTTATCGAAACCCAAACAAAAATTGGAGACCGCTACATACCATCTACTCACCCCGACAAGGTTGAAGGCATTCATTTTCCTTACTACAAGTATACAACAGAAGACTATACCAATCTGAAAACAGACAACAACCTGTTTATCGTTCTCTCCCACCTGGGACAAGGCTCAGACCGCACATTGGCCGACACCTACGACGAAATTGATCTGATTATTGGCGGGCATTCACACTCGGTTATCAGTTCGCCTTACATCCAAAACAAGGCTTTAATCTGTCAGGCCGGTTCAAGTGGTAATTATATTGGCCGTATCGATATTAAAATTGAAGATGGCCTTGTCATTTCAAAATCGGCAAAACTGATTGAGGTGGAAAACCTAAGCGAAACGGATACCGAAATTGCGGCACTTGTGAGCGAATACAATAACAATTCAACTCTAGATAAGGTCATCGCTCAAAATCTGGCTCCTTTCAGCAACAAAGACGAATTGGGCTCGCTCATGACCGATGCCATTAATTGGAAAGTTAAGACAGATATTGCCTTTCAAAATTCAGGCGGCATTCGCAGCTGGTTACCTATGGGCGATATCAAAATCAGAGATGTTTACGAGCTCGACCCTTTCAACAATGAAGTAATTGTGTTCGAAATGACTTGCAACGAAATTCGTTCCTTAATCAAGAGTGCAAACTTTGGCGACTTAAAAGTTGCCGGGATCAACTATCGCTATTTGGGACAAGGAGAAATTCAGCTGGAGAACTACGACGGCAGTTTATTGGATGAAACGAAAACGTATAAAGTTGGACTGAGTTCCTATATTGCGAGTGCCTACACCTTTGATCACACTGATGAAGGGCAAAATGCATTCATCACCACTGCAGAATGCCTGATCGATTTTTTGAAAGATCAAGAAGAGATTAATTACACTGGTGTGAAACGAATTTTTGGAGAGTCAAACTAA
- a CDS encoding YitT family protein, which yields MAFIQNDKLFSGKWFYNYAQLAVGALILALGYVFFITPYFIVPGGANGIGIIVHKLSIGLFPHGPFDVLDASEYSDFFSNIAYHFMAFQNDMFRQYEGGIPVGLTGLIVNIVLVLGGIKILGPRFGFKTIFGFILSALFIDLLTQWWGIVPLVDDILLSCVFGGIFIGFGFGLILKSKATSTGTDVIGMSLSKYTKLPVGQMIIYVDLIIILCSLSVEMNWQIPLYSLIVLYISGRVIDITIQGSTFEKALFIISDKTEEIRDKVVIDMKRSGTYLKGQGMYDGQDKNMIFIVVNRRELSILKDFIEHIDPNAFITVMETNEILGKGFKSLTDTME from the coding sequence ATGGCATTCATTCAAAACGACAAGCTTTTCTCTGGCAAATGGTTTTATAATTATGCCCAACTTGCGGTTGGGGCTCTTATTCTGGCTCTGGGTTATGTTTTCTTTATCACACCCTACTTTATAGTCCCTGGAGGTGCCAACGGTATCGGAATTATTGTACACAAACTTTCTATTGGTTTATTCCCTCACGGCCCGTTTGATGTTTTAGATGCTTCCGAATATTCAGACTTCTTTTCCAATATCGCCTATCATTTTATGGCATTTCAAAACGATATGTTTCGTCAGTATGAGGGCGGTATTCCTGTTGGTCTGACAGGTTTAATCGTCAATATCGTTTTGGTATTGGGTGGAATTAAGATATTGGGACCTCGTTTTGGCTTCAAAACTATTTTCGGCTTTATTCTTAGTGCTTTGTTTATTGATCTTCTGACCCAATGGTGGGGAATTGTTCCCTTGGTTGATGATATACTGCTATCCTGTGTATTTGGTGGTATCTTTATTGGCTTTGGCTTTGGGTTGATCTTAAAATCGAAAGCCACCTCCACAGGAACTGACGTCATTGGCATGAGTCTATCCAAATACACCAAGCTCCCAGTTGGACAAATGATCATCTACGTTGATTTAATTATCATACTATGCAGTTTGTCTGTCGAAATGAATTGGCAAATTCCACTTTACTCTTTAATTGTTCTATACATCTCTGGTCGTGTGATTGACATCACCATACAGGGATCAACATTTGAGAAAGCTCTTTTTATTATCTCAGATAAAACCGAAGAAATTCGGGATAAGGTTGTGATAGATATGAAGCGAAGCGGAACCTACCTTAAAGGTCAGGGCATGTATGACGGCCAAGATAAAAATATGATATTTATCGTCGTTAATCGACGTGAACTATCAATTTTAAAAGACTTTATTGAACATATCGACCCGAATGCCTTCATCACTGTTATGGAGACAAACGAGATATTAGGAAAAGGTTTTAAATCTCTTACTGACACAATGGAATAA
- a CDS encoding DUF3185 family protein, with translation MDFKKIIAAILLILGIILVVYGFTHLNSLESQLTRALGQKDNDSIGSIVVGSISAILGLYLILRKR, from the coding sequence ATGGACTTTAAAAAGATCATTGCTGCCATTCTGTTAATTCTGGGTATTATTCTCGTTGTTTATGGATTTACACATCTCAACAGCCTGGAATCGCAACTCACACGTGCTTTGGGACAAAAAGATAACGATTCGATTGGAAGTATTGTTGTGGGGTCTATATCGGCTATATTAGGCTTATACCTCATTCTACGTAAACGCTAA
- a CDS encoding M48 family metallopeptidase — protein sequence MKIEKTIELEDLGELVLKKDSRFKRLSLRMAPNKGIWLNVPYHLDWQTAIDFAQSHKDWIIKNRSKIQVKEKQNLFFDSDTVFKTKYHELRMNPTQENRVRASVKQGIIQVSHPENFDFETEGFQDFIKHMIIETLRKEAKHVLPKRLAELASRFGFKFNKVSIRNASSRWGSCSGDNNISLNLHLMRLPEHLIDMVLLHELCHTIEKNHSKSFWDLLAKVCDKLPEKRKELKAYSTYL from the coding sequence ATGAAGATTGAGAAGACAATTGAGCTAGAAGATTTGGGCGAATTAGTGCTTAAAAAGGATTCACGTTTTAAACGTTTATCCTTAAGAATGGCACCTAATAAAGGTATATGGCTTAATGTTCCTTATCATTTGGATTGGCAAACAGCGATTGATTTTGCCCAAAGCCATAAGGATTGGATCATAAAGAACCGATCGAAAATTCAAGTTAAGGAAAAGCAGAATCTGTTTTTCGATTCGGATACCGTATTCAAAACCAAGTACCATGAATTGAGAATGAATCCAACTCAGGAGAATCGGGTCAGAGCTTCTGTCAAACAGGGGATCATTCAGGTCAGCCATCCCGAGAATTTTGATTTTGAGACCGAGGGGTTTCAGGATTTTATCAAACACATGATTATTGAAACACTTCGAAAGGAAGCCAAACATGTTTTACCTAAGCGTTTGGCTGAATTGGCATCTCGTTTTGGTTTTAAATTCAATAAAGTGAGTATTCGAAATGCCAGCTCTAGGTGGGGATCGTGTTCGGGAGATAATAATATCAGTTTAAACCTGCATTTAATGCGTTTGCCTGAGCACTTGATTGACATGGTTTTGCTTCATGAGTTGTGCCACACCATTGAAAAAAATCACTCAAAATCGTTTTGGGATTTATTGGCAAAGGTTTGTGATAAACTTCCCGAAAAGCGAAAGGAATTGAAAGCTTATTCAACATATTTGTAG
- a CDS encoding phosphoribosylaminoimidazolesuccinocarboxamide synthase, whose translation MNEAIVKTDFNFPNQKNLYVGKVRDVYNINDEYLAMVVSDRISAFDVVLPKGIPFKGQVLNQIAAKFLDATADIVPNWKIATPDPMVTVGHLAEPFMVEMVIRGYLTGHAWREYKAGKRTLCGVALPEGMVENQKFEKPIITPTTKAHEGHDEDISREEILSQGIVSKEDYEKLEAYTLALFQRGTEIAAEKGLILVDTKYEFGKKDGQIYLIDEIHTPDSSRYFYAEGYQEKIDRNEPQKQLSKEFVREWLMENGFQGKDGQEIPEMNADRIKQISERYIELYEQIIGEKFVKADTSNINARIENGIASCLKDI comes from the coding sequence ATGAACGAAGCAATTGTAAAAACAGATTTCAACTTTCCCAATCAAAAGAATTTATACGTAGGAAAAGTTCGTGACGTATATAATATCAACGACGAGTACCTGGCCATGGTTGTGTCTGATAGAATTTCAGCATTCGATGTTGTTCTTCCTAAAGGTATTCCTTTCAAAGGACAAGTTTTAAATCAAATTGCGGCCAAATTTTTGGATGCAACGGCTGATATCGTTCCAAATTGGAAAATCGCGACTCCGGATCCAATGGTAACAGTTGGCCACCTTGCAGAGCCTTTCATGGTTGAAATGGTGATTCGTGGTTATTTAACCGGACATGCCTGGAGAGAATATAAAGCTGGCAAACGCACACTTTGTGGTGTCGCACTTCCTGAAGGTATGGTTGAGAATCAAAAATTTGAGAAACCGATCATCACACCTACAACCAAAGCTCATGAAGGTCACGACGAAGATATCTCAAGAGAAGAAATTCTTTCACAAGGAATCGTAAGTAAAGAGGACTACGAAAAATTAGAAGCTTATACCCTTGCTCTTTTCCAAAGAGGAACTGAGATTGCTGCTGAGAAAGGTTTGATTTTGGTTGATACCAAATATGAGTTTGGTAAAAAAGATGGTCAAATCTATTTAATTGATGAAATTCATACACCTGACTCATCTCGCTACTTCTATGCAGAAGGCTATCAGGAAAAAATTGACCGAAACGAACCCCAGAAACAACTTTCCAAAGAATTTGTGCGTGAATGGTTAATGGAAAATGGATTCCAGGGTAAAGACGGACAAGAAATTCCTGAAATGAACGCAGATCGTATCAAACAAATTTCAGAGCGTTATATTGAGCTTTACGAACAAATTATCGGAGAAAAATTTGTAAAAGCCGATACAAGCAATATTAATGCAAGAATTGAAAATGGCATTGCATCTTGCCTGAAAGACATTTAA
- a CDS encoding SDR family oxidoreductase: MIDKIVIVTGASSGIGKALAFEFASRGSKLVLAARNIEKLREVEKTLREQGTEVLSVKTDVSIESDCQQLISEAVAKFGRIDVLINNAGISMRALFKDCELSVLKNLMDVNFWGTVYCTKYAMPYITQSKGSVVGVISIAGYVGLPGRTGYSASKYAIRGFLDTLRVENLKTGVHVLVAAPGFTASNVRNVALTADGSSQGETPRDEAKMMTAEVCAAHIAKAVVKRKRELILTFVEGKFTVWLKKWFPSLLEKLTYNHMAKEPNSGLE, translated from the coding sequence ATGATCGATAAAATTGTTATTGTCACTGGAGCATCATCCGGAATAGGGAAGGCTTTGGCATTTGAGTTTGCATCGCGTGGATCGAAATTGGTCTTAGCCGCTCGTAATATTGAAAAACTAAGAGAGGTTGAGAAGACTCTAAGGGAACAAGGGACTGAAGTTCTCTCTGTAAAAACGGATGTAAGTATAGAAAGTGACTGTCAACAATTAATTTCAGAAGCGGTTGCCAAATTTGGACGGATTGATGTTTTGATTAATAATGCAGGTATTTCGATGCGTGCCTTGTTTAAAGATTGTGAACTATCCGTTTTGAAGAATCTGATGGATGTGAATTTTTGGGGAACGGTATATTGTACAAAGTATGCGATGCCCTATATCACACAATCGAAAGGATCAGTTGTAGGGGTTATTTCAATTGCAGGTTATGTGGGTTTGCCGGGACGTACTGGATACTCGGCGTCTAAATATGCCATTCGTGGTTTCCTTGATACACTTCGGGTTGAAAACTTAAAGACCGGTGTGCATGTTTTAGTGGCCGCTCCCGGATTTACAGCTTCGAATGTTAGGAATGTAGCTTTAACGGCAGATGGCAGCTCTCAGGGCGAAACACCGCGGGATGAAGCCAAGATGATGACGGCTGAAGTTTGTGCAGCACATATTGCTAAAGCGGTTGTAAAACGCAAACGTGAGTTAATTCTTACCTTTGTAGAAGGTAAATTTACGGTTTGGTTGAAAAAATGGTTTCCTTCTTTGTTGGAGAAATTAACTTATAATCACATGGCTAAAGAGCCAAATTCAGGATTGGAATAA
- a CDS encoding PhoH family protein: MIERTISIGSIDPLDFYGINNTKLDILKELFPKLQIVGRGNELIVKGEVKTLNLFENKINLILQHYNQYNVLTAANLKRIVLENNKEIENPEDPKNLILFGNNGKIIRSKTPNQKKLVEASKNNDMIFAIGPAGSGKTYTAVAIAVKALRNNEVKRIILSRPAVEAGENLGFLPGDLKEKIDPYLQPLYDALLDMIPPRKLAGYLEAEIIQIAPLAYMRGRTLNDAFVILDEAQNTTSKQLKMFLTRMGISGKFMITGDITQIDLPKKQQSGLVQAFHILKDIKGIAMIEFDKSDIVRHPLVKKIVSAYEIDEENKAKKWKKEE, translated from the coding sequence ATGATAGAAAGAACAATATCTATAGGCTCAATTGACCCACTTGACTTTTATGGTATTAACAATACTAAACTTGATATTCTAAAAGAATTGTTTCCCAAACTGCAGATTGTTGGAAGAGGAAATGAACTTATAGTAAAAGGTGAAGTCAAAACTCTGAATTTATTTGAAAACAAGATTAATCTCATCCTTCAACATTACAACCAATATAATGTTTTGACTGCAGCCAATCTAAAACGGATTGTACTCGAAAACAACAAAGAAATTGAGAATCCTGAGGACCCTAAAAACTTGATTCTTTTTGGTAATAATGGTAAAATCATCCGTTCCAAAACGCCTAATCAAAAAAAACTGGTTGAAGCGTCTAAAAATAACGATATGATATTTGCCATTGGTCCTGCGGGATCAGGGAAAACCTACACAGCTGTTGCCATCGCTGTAAAAGCACTTCGCAACAACGAAGTTAAACGTATCATTCTGAGTCGACCCGCTGTGGAAGCAGGAGAAAATTTAGGTTTCCTTCCAGGTGATTTGAAAGAAAAAATTGATCCTTATTTGCAACCCTTATACGATGCTCTTCTGGATATGATTCCTCCTAGAAAACTAGCTGGTTATTTAGAAGCTGAAATCATTCAAATTGCTCCTTTGGCCTATATGAGAGGACGAACGCTGAATGATGCTTTTGTAATATTGGACGAAGCTCAAAACACGACCAGTAAACAGCTTAAAATGTTTCTGACACGAATGGGAATAAGTGGAAAATTTATGATTACAGGTGATATTACTCAAATTGATTTGCCAAAAAAACAACAATCCGGTTTGGTGCAAGCTTTCCATATTTTGAAGGATATCAAAGGCATTGCTATGATCGAATTCGACAAGTCGGATATTGTCCGACATCCTTTGGTTAAAAAAATTGTAAGCGCCTACGAAATAGATGAAGAAAACAAGGCGAAAAAGTGGAAAAAAGAGGAATAA
- a CDS encoding YebC/PmpR family DNA-binding transcriptional regulator: MGRAFEFRKARKFKRWDKMAKTFTRIGKEIVMAIKEGGPDPASNSRLRAVIQNAKAANMPKENVERAIKKATSKEQKDYKEIVYEGYAPHGIAVLVETATDNHMRTVANVRSYFSKTKGSLGTTGSVEFMFEHKCHFKIENTGQDLEELELEVIDLGVEDVFAEEDGIMLYAPFEEFGRIQAYLEGNDITPLSSGFERIPMDTKELSEEQVADVEKLLEKLEEDDDVQHVFHNMA, encoded by the coding sequence ATGGGAAGAGCATTTGAATTTAGAAAGGCACGCAAATTTAAGCGTTGGGATAAGATGGCTAAGACCTTTACCCGAATAGGAAAAGAAATTGTAATGGCTATTAAAGAAGGTGGCCCTGATCCTGCATCTAATTCTCGCCTTCGTGCAGTAATCCAAAATGCTAAGGCAGCCAACATGCCTAAGGAGAATGTTGAGCGTGCGATTAAAAAAGCGACTTCTAAAGAACAAAAAGACTATAAAGAGATCGTTTATGAAGGATATGCACCACATGGTATTGCGGTATTGGTAGAAACAGCTACTGATAATCACATGCGTACTGTTGCGAATGTGCGTAGTTACTTTTCTAAAACAAAGGGAAGTCTTGGAACAACAGGTAGTGTTGAGTTCATGTTTGAGCATAAGTGTCATTTCAAAATTGAAAATACAGGTCAGGATCTTGAAGAACTAGAACTTGAAGTGATTGATTTGGGTGTAGAAGATGTATTTGCCGAAGAAGATGGCATCATGTTATATGCTCCATTCGAAGAGTTTGGTCGGATACAGGCATACCTTGAAGGCAATGATATTACACCACTAAGTTCGGGTTTTGAGCGTATTCCAATGGATACGAAAGAGCTGAGCGAAGAGCAAGTTGCTGATGTAGAGAAGTTGCTTGAAAAATTGGAAGAGGATGACGATGTGCAGCATGTTTTCCACAATATGGCCTAA
- a CDS encoding quinone-dependent dihydroorotate dehydrogenase, with protein sequence MSLYKLAIRPILLQFDPESIHKFTFRCFKLFHKSALMRSMVSAQFNVKHPKLERELFGLKFPNPVGLAAGLDKNAEAFDFLGSMGFGFIEIGTVTPKAQDGNPLPRLFRFVNDKALVNRMGFNNEGLEDVVKRLRQKKTKVLIGGNIGKNKVTPNEEATSDYMKCFEALYPLVDYFVVNVSSPNTPNLRELQDKEPLKNLLNELMQLNRSKEKTKPILLKIAPDVNQNQLDDIIEIVTETSIDGIVATNTTISREGLSYTADQIKQVGAGGLSGQPLRERSTEVIRYIHTKSKGSIPVIGVGGIMSKEDALEKLEAGASLIQLYTGFIYEGPALVKAINKELLRQS encoded by the coding sequence ATGAGTTTATACAAATTAGCCATTCGCCCCATTCTGCTTCAGTTCGATCCGGAAAGCATTCACAAGTTTACCTTCAGATGTTTTAAGCTTTTTCATAAATCAGCTTTGATGCGTTCCATGGTTTCGGCACAATTCAATGTCAAACATCCCAAACTGGAACGCGAACTCTTTGGTTTAAAATTCCCAAACCCGGTTGGTTTGGCTGCAGGTTTGGATAAAAATGCCGAAGCTTTTGACTTTTTAGGCAGCATGGGCTTTGGTTTTATCGAAATTGGAACGGTTACACCCAAAGCTCAGGATGGCAATCCCCTACCCCGACTTTTCCGTTTTGTCAACGATAAAGCCCTGGTCAACCGCATGGGATTCAACAACGAAGGGCTTGAAGACGTTGTCAAGCGTCTTCGCCAAAAGAAAACCAAAGTGCTTATTGGTGGGAATATTGGTAAGAATAAGGTCACACCAAACGAGGAAGCGACCAGCGATTACATGAAATGTTTCGAAGCCCTGTACCCGCTTGTCGATTATTTTGTGGTAAACGTCAGCTCACCCAACACGCCAAACCTAAGAGAACTTCAGGATAAAGAACCGCTTAAGAATCTGTTAAACGAACTCATGCAACTGAATCGTTCTAAAGAAAAGACGAAACCCATTCTTCTGAAAATAGCTCCTGATGTTAATCAGAACCAGCTTGACGATATAATAGAGATTGTGACCGAAACCTCAATCGATGGGATTGTGGCTACCAACACCACCATCTCGCGTGAGGGCTTAAGCTATACAGCGGATCAAATCAAACAAGTTGGCGCGGGTGGACTGAGTGGCCAGCCGCTTCGTGAGCGATCAACTGAAGTGATTCGTTATATCCATACCAAATCGAAGGGCAGCATTCCTGTAATTGGTGTAGGAGGCATTATGAGCAAGGAAGATGCTCTGGAAAAACTGGAAGCCGGTGCTTCGCTCATTCAGCTCTACACCGGTTTTATTTACGAAGGACCGGCTTTGGTGAAGGCCATCAATAAAGAGTTGCTTCGTCAATCATAA
- a CDS encoding outer membrane beta-barrel family protein has protein sequence MKRLISLFIILLSTYPIYATTTTNNEKFGVINGYIKDMKSNASIEYATVSVFKQDDSKLIDGTITNKDGFFEIKKLNAGNYYIEVSFIGYEKKIVSDIAIRSYKRENKLNDIKLNLSTKALREIVVNSDKDAINYQIDKKVVTVSKQLSASGGTAIDVLETVPSVNVDVNGNVNLRGSSDFTVLIDGKRSQRSAQEILSQIPTSQIENIEIITNPSAKYSSDGEAGIINIVSKKFTLKGTSAAFNLSPGSHENFSTSGMLNMKQKKNNFSLGANYTIRTIGGKRTINKTILNTNPEEHLDATGDMDRKPKTLNLSSAYDLELDSMNSISITGQYGRALYENINDLRYDEYKSNGAHIFENSKEEAESENNYFVTTINYLKKFNTKGHQLNIFIDYTQRKYDKTILSDNKRENDPQNQFKSLFNEDAKGIYITTDYTLPLSKNNKFEAGYEFKKQEYNCDRTLEETLGSTNIPHPEFEQTSDNNKTIHSLYTLYSGKVNKFSYQLGFRAENTNRDIKYAGDNFRINRWDFFPSVHSNLKLNKTSSLSANYSRRIKRPSSSNLEPFVIWNDRYNWTMGNPNLKPQYINSFELNYKTKLGKHSLSFETYYRMTEDKMEHIKTLVENNSDIILSGIENIGTDHTIGLESSLISPLTKWWKSILIADVSHYKVEGDYMDRYSFSTSNTNWNLRQISYFTLSKITQIQLNLLYKSKSKWAQGENDDSFKATIAIKHSFFKRRLAANLTINDIFNTADLKKTYVNEDLILVNKVDMDAPIFKLSLSYKINNYKSIRRRRSSGL, from the coding sequence ATGAAACGTCTCATTTCCCTATTCATTATTTTATTATCTACCTATCCTATTTATGCTACAACAACCACCAATAACGAAAAGTTTGGAGTTATAAATGGATATATAAAAGACATGAAATCTAACGCATCAATTGAATATGCCACGGTTTCTGTATTTAAACAAGATGATTCAAAATTAATTGATGGTACAATTACAAATAAAGACGGATTTTTCGAAATCAAAAAACTAAATGCAGGAAACTATTATATTGAAGTATCCTTTATAGGTTATGAAAAAAAGATCGTTTCGGATATTGCCATCCGATCATATAAACGAGAGAATAAACTCAATGACATAAAACTGAACCTTTCGACCAAAGCACTTCGAGAAATTGTTGTTAATTCCGATAAAGACGCAATAAACTATCAAATCGACAAAAAGGTTGTTACTGTAAGCAAACAGCTTTCAGCATCAGGAGGAACAGCAATAGATGTTCTGGAAACGGTACCTTCGGTAAATGTTGATGTCAATGGAAATGTAAACTTAAGAGGCAGTTCCGATTTTACGGTTCTAATTGATGGCAAACGAAGCCAAAGAAGTGCTCAGGAAATTTTAAGCCAAATACCTACCAGTCAAATTGAGAATATTGAAATCATCACCAATCCTTCAGCAAAATATAGCTCAGATGGTGAAGCAGGTATAATTAATATCGTTAGTAAAAAATTCACTCTTAAAGGAACAAGTGCTGCTTTCAACCTAAGCCCTGGTAGCCACGAAAACTTCTCAACAAGCGGCATGCTTAATATGAAGCAAAAGAAAAATAATTTTTCACTAGGTGCTAATTATACAATTAGAACTATTGGTGGAAAAAGAACTATTAATAAAACTATTCTCAATACAAATCCAGAAGAGCATCTTGATGCTACGGGTGACATGGATCGAAAACCCAAAACACTAAACCTATCAAGTGCTTATGATTTGGAACTTGATTCTATGAATTCAATTAGTATTACAGGGCAATATGGTCGAGCACTTTACGAAAACATCAATGATTTACGATACGATGAATATAAAAGTAATGGCGCACATATTTTCGAAAATAGTAAGGAAGAAGCAGAGAGTGAAAACAACTATTTTGTGACCACTATTAACTACTTAAAAAAATTCAATACAAAGGGACATCAACTAAACATCTTTATCGACTATACACAGAGGAAATATGACAAAACAATATTAAGTGATAATAAGAGAGAAAACGATCCTCAGAATCAATTTAAATCTTTATTTAATGAAGATGCTAAAGGCATATATATAACCACGGATTACACGCTCCCACTCTCTAAAAATAATAAATTTGAAGCTGGCTACGAGTTTAAAAAGCAAGAATACAATTGTGATCGCACCTTAGAAGAAACACTCGGGAGCACAAATATCCCACATCCTGAGTTTGAGCAAACATCCGATAATAATAAAACAATTCATTCTCTTTATACTCTATATTCAGGCAAAGTGAATAAGTTCAGTTATCAATTGGGCTTTCGAGCTGAAAATACCAATAGAGATATTAAGTATGCTGGAGATAATTTTAGAATTAATCGTTGGGACTTCTTTCCAAGTGTACACTCCAATCTGAAATTGAATAAAACAAGTAGTTTATCAGCCAACTATTCAAGGCGCATAAAAAGACCTTCAAGTTCAAATCTTGAACCTTTCGTAATTTGGAACGACCGTTATAATTGGACAATGGGAAATCCAAATCTGAAACCGCAGTATATTAATTCTTTTGAACTGAATTACAAAACAAAATTAGGTAAGCATAGTCTGAGTTTTGAAACGTACTACAGAATGACCGAAGATAAAATGGAACATATTAAAACTCTAGTTGAAAACAACTCGGACATCATTCTATCAGGCATTGAAAATATTGGTACTGATCACACAATTGGATTAGAATCATCTCTTATTTCACCTCTTACAAAATGGTGGAAAAGTATTCTTATTGCTGATGTTTCGCATTATAAGGTGGAAGGTGACTACATGGACAGGTACAGTTTCTCAACCTCAAATACCAATTGGAATTTACGACAAATCTCATATTTCACTCTTAGTAAAATTACTCAGATACAATTAAACTTGCTCTACAAATCTAAATCAAAATGGGCACAAGGCGAAAACGATGATAGTTTTAAAGCCACAATAGCAATAAAGCACAGCTTCTTCAAAAGACGACTTGCTGCCAACCTTACGATTAATGACATCTTCAATACAGCTGATCTGAAAAAGACATATGTGAACGAAGATTTGATACTAGTCAATAAAGTAGATATGGACGCTCCTATTTTCAAATTAAGCTTAAGCTACAAAATCAATAATTACAAATCTATTAGAAGACGTAGAAGTTCGGGTCTTTAA